Proteins encoded together in one Astatotilapia calliptera chromosome 7, fAstCal1.2, whole genome shotgun sequence window:
- the ehmt1b gene encoding histone-lysine N-methyltransferase EHMT1 yields MASVGTEPAGLAKSCVDKGGSTKKEGLDPGSNGEEKSDGDKEVADRLAFSPAAEVMLNGTERDDTSHKDLTTGNNKTVLLLNENGTSDTEPPHGSVTGSNGFILTKQQQPEQEGSAAVAPGLGVSPHRTNWLPSGSPTGGHAAKTLPASASGSAQSSGALRTAPSTGTKPGQGTPDTKNGPSLSPSPVPAPVTVHRARKTMSRPAVSPAQKLLNRELREAKSAKMESHVAPDLQKSSPQSPSQNHLPQSPPDTPSSAQTASSASPAPVPPPQPPPAPAERAAPSASPAPVQAKLQLGSYSGALSSRKKKRRMGMYSLVPKKKTKVLKQRTVLEMFKELQQTAKSPEAKEVASINGEKVGNASEDEESEDLESEEEEQQQPSEEPESAAQEPSESIAQVKDEQESEESGEEELEEEGTESDLSTESSLKKKLKKKTKADSAWLRPSRKRKRRMKSKEPEVAVQPQAPTPAEPHDHKEYTQIVPPVSLSMPSPSKDTSGLAVEEAQELPLCSCRMETPKSREILILADRKCMATESVDGQLTRCQDAVVKHEMMRPSNSVQLLVLCEDHRNGMVKHQCCPGCGFFCRAGTFMECQPDVNISHRFHHACASVLKGQSFCPHCGEEASKAKEVTVAKADTTSTVPPALEHGPATPGALEGRADTTTGSSSCLTVGAEVSGRADSSLPVRSAHGFDTSAVPGSSRAAPLQAVMATTALCTLTPGPRETLESILVALDTEKPKKLRFHPKQLYLSAKQGELKKVLLMLVDGIDPNFKMESQNKRTPLHAAAEGGYKDICHMLVQAGANLDMCDEDQRTPLMEACENNHMEVVLYLLRAGASAMHKDVEGFTCLHLAAKSGHYKIVEHLLSTGLIDINCQDDGGWTPMIWATEYKHADQVKLLLTKGADCSIRDKEENICLHWAAFSGSVEITELLLNAHCNLQAVNIHGDSPLHIAARENRLDCITLLLSRGADVFLKNREGETPPDCCSHNSKAWGALQANRKERDAKNIRLSQAEEKALHSDIALGQERVPIPCVNAVDSEPYPDGYKYIPENCVTSPMNIDRNITHLQYCVCKEDCSASICMCGQLSLRCWYDKSGRLLPEFCREEPPLIFECNHACSCWRTCKNRVVQNGLRTRLQLFRTSKKGWGVQALQDIPQGTFVCEYVGEIISEAEAEMRQNDAYLFSLDDKDLYCIDARFYGNISRFLNHMCEPNLFACRVFTKHQDLRFPHIAFFASENIKAGEELGFNYGDHFWEVKSKVFSCECGSSKCRYSSAAMASLQADSTPEDQQQPSASPDTSSSNSPSSPS; encoded by the exons cCCGCTGGTCTAGCCAAGAGCTGCGTGGATAAAGGTGGATCCACAAAGAAAGAGGGACTAGATCCAGGAAGCAATGGAGAAGAGAAGTCAG ATGGGGACAAAGAGGTAGCAGACAGACTGGCCTTTTCCCCTGCAGCAGAGGTGATGCTGAACGGCACCGAGCGCGACGACACAAGCCACAAGGACCTGACAACAGGAAATAACAAGACTGTACTGTTGTTAAATGAAAATGGCACGTCTGACACGGAGCCACCGCATGGTTCTGTTACTGGAAGCAATGGATTCATTCTCACTAAGCAGCAGCAGCCGGAGCAGGAAGGCAGCGCTGCAGTGGCACCAGGTTTGGGAGTTTCCCCTCACAGGACTAACTGGTTGCCCTCGGGCTCACCGACAGGGGGGCATGCAGCCAAAACCCTCCCTGCCTCGGCATCTGGGAGTGCACAGAGTTCAGGTGCACTAAGGACTGCCCCCAGTACAGGGACAAAGCCGGGGCAGGGGACACCAGACACTAAAAATGGCCCCAGTTTATCTCCTTCCCCGGTTCCAGCGCCAGTCACCGTACACAGAGCGCGCAAGACCATGTCCAGACCTGCTGTCAGCCCTGCACAAAAG CTTCTTAACAGGGAATTAAGGGAAGCAAAGAGTGCCAAAATGGAGTCTCATGTTGCACCCGACCTGCAGAAATCCTCACCGCAGTCACCCTCTCAGAACCACCTACCTCAGAGTCCACCAGATACGCCATCTTCAGCACAAACTGCATCATCAGCTTCACCAGCACCTGTTCCTCCACCACAGCCACCTCCAGCTCCTGCAGAACGGGCAGCTCCTTCGGCTTCTCCTGCTCCTGTCCAAGCCAAGCTCCAGCTAG GCTCTTACTCAGGAGCGCTGTCATCCCGTAAGAAGAAGAGGCGAATGGGAATGTACAGCTTGGTTCCCAAGAAGAAAACCAAAGTGCTAAAGCAGAGAACTGTGCTGGAAATGTTTAAGGAACTACAACAGACTGCCAAGAGTCCAGAG GCTAAAGAGGTGGCCAGCATAAATGGGGAGAAAGTGGGAAATGCATCTGAGGATGAAGAGTCAGAAGATCTGGAGTCTGAAGAGGAGGAACaacagcagccatcagaagaacCGGAAAGTGCTGCGCAGGAACCCTCTGAATCCATCGCTCAG GTGAAAGACGAGCAGGAGTCTGAAGAATCTGGAGAGGAAGAGTTGGAGGAGGAAGGCACTGAATCTGACTTG AGCACAGAGTCGAGTCTgaagaaaaaattgaaaaagaaaacaaaagcagacagCGCATGGCTCCGGCCCTCCAGGAAACGAAAAAGGAGGATGAAGTCCAAAG AGCCGGAGGTGGCTGTTCAGCCTCAGGCTCCAACTCCAGCCGAACCCCATGATCACAAGGAGTACACGCAGATTGTCCCACCTGTCAGCCTCAGCATGCCTTCACCCAGCAAAG acACTTCAGGGTTGGCGGTTGAGGAGGCTCAGGAGCTTCCGCTCTGCAGTTGCCGCATGGAGACCCCCAAGAGTCGAGAAATTCTCATTCTGGCAGACAGGAAGTGCATGGCCACAGAGAgtgtagatggacagctgaCTCGCTGCCAGGACGCTGTAGtgaaacatgaaatgatgcgtCCTTCCAACTCCGTTCAGCTACTCGTTCTGTGCGAGGACCATCGCAACGGCATGGTGAAGCACCAGTGCTGTCCGGGCTGCGGCTTCTTCTGCAGAGCG GGGACCTTCATGGAGTGCCAACCAGATGTGAACATCTCTCACCGTTTCCATCACGCTTGTGCCTCAGTGCTGAAAGGTCAAAGCTTCTGTCCTCACTGCGGAGAAGAGGCCAGCAAGGCCAAGGAGGTCACCGTTGCCAAGGCTGACACCACCTCCACCGTGCCCCCTGCTCTTGAACATGGGCCAGCCACGCCTGGAGCCCTCGAGGGCCGAGCAGACACGACCACTGGCAG CTCCTCTTGTTTAACTGTGGGGGCTGAAGTCAGTGGCCGGGCTGACAGTTCGCTGCCTGTTCGTTCTGCACATGGATTCGACACATCTGCTGTTCCTGGGTCCTCCAGGGCTGCCCCCCTGCAGGCTGTGATGGCAACAACAGCCCTGTGTACACTCACTCCAGGACCCAGAGAAACTctagagagcatcctggtggCTCTCGACACAGAAAA ACCCAAGAAACTGCGCTTCCACCCTAAACAACTTTACCTCTCTGCCAAGCAAGGAGAACTGAAGAAGGTCCTGCTCATGTTGG TGGACGGTATTGACCCGAACTTTAAGATGGAATCGCAGAATAAACGcaccccgctgcacgcagcagCAGAGGGAGGTTACAAAGACATCTGCCACATGCTTGTTCAG GCTGGTGCAAACTTGGACATGTGTGATGAAGATCAGCGGACTCCTCTGATGGAAGCCTGTGAGAACAACCACATGGAGGTGGTCCTGTACCTGCTCAGAGCTGGAGCCAGTGCCATGCACAAG GATGTTGAAGGGTTCACGTGCCTCCACCTAGCGGCCAAATCTGGCCATTACAAGATTGTTGAGCACCTTCTGTCCACTGGACTGATTGATATTAACTGCCAG GATGACGGAGGCTGGACGCCCATGATCTGGGCCACAGAGTACAAACATGCAGaccaggtgaagctgcttcttACTAAAGGAGCTGACTGCAGCATCAGGGACAAG GAAGAAAACATTTGCCTTCACTGGGCTGCATTCTCTGGCAGTGTGGAGATAACGGAGCTGCTGTTGAACGCTCACTGCAATCTGCAAGCTGTCAACATCCACGGAGACTCTCCTCTACACATTGCTGCTCGGGAGAATCGCCTGGATTGCATCAC GCTCCTCCTGTCTCGAGGAGCAGATGTGTTTTTGAAGAACCGCGAGGGAGAAACTCCTCCAGACTGCTGCAGCCACAACTCGAAGGCCTGGGGCGCTCTGCAGGCCAACAGGAAGGAGAGGGATGCCAAAAACATTAGGCTTAGTCAAGCAGAAGAGAAAGCCCTTCACAG TGACATAGCTTTAGGGCAAGAGCGAGTTCCCATCCCCTGTGTCAACGCAGTTGACAGTGAACCTTACCCAGATGGCTACAAGTACATCCCCGAAAACTGTGTTACTTCCCCTATGAATATTGACAGGAACATAACACACTTACAG TACTGTGTTTGTAAGGAAGACTGCTCTGCGAGTATCTGCATGTGTGGACAGCTCAGTCTGCGCTGCTGGTACGACAAG AGTGGTCGACTTCTACCTGAATTCTGCCGAGAGGAGCCTCCTCTCATCTTTGAGTGTAACCATGCGTGCTCCTGCTGGAGGACCTGCAAGAACCGCGTAGTGCAAAACGGACTCAG GACCAGACTCCAGCTGTTCAGGACCAGTAAGAAAGGCTGGGGTGTCCAAGCACTGCAAGACATACCACAAGGGACTTTTGTATGCGA GTATGTCGGTGAGATAATCtctgaagcagaagcagagatGAGGCAAAATGATGCTTACCTGTTCAGTCTGGATGACAAG GATCTCTATTGCATTGATGCTCGTTTCTATGGAAATATCAGTCGCTTCCTCAACCACATGTGCGAGCCCAACTTGTTCGCTTGTCGAGTGTTCACGAAACACCAGGACCTGCGCTTTCCACACATTGCCTTCTTTGCCAGTGAAAACATCAAAGCTGGAGAGGAGCTTGG ATTTAACTATGGTGACCACTTCTGGGAAGTCAAAAGCAAGGTGTTCAGCTGTGAATGTGGCTCATCCAAGTGCAGGTACTCCTCAGCGGCAATGGCGTCCCTGCAGGCGGACAGCACACCCGAGGACCAGCAGCAGCCCAGCGCGTCGCCTGACACCAGCTCTTCCAACAGTCCTTCCAGTCCctcctaa